Part of the Propioniciclava sp. MC1595 genome is shown below.
CAGCGCCTTGATGCGGTCCGAACCCAGGGCCAGCGCCTCCAGGTCGGCGTCGCTGATGTCGGCGGGAACCTCGAGGCGGTCACGCACCTTGCCCTGCACCTGCACGACGCAGGTGACGGTCGCCTGCACCAGCAGGGACTCGTCGGCCACCGGGAACGCCTCGAACGCCAGCGAACCCTCGTGGCCCAGGCGGCCCCACAGCTCCTCGGCGATGTGCGGCGCGACCGGTGCGGTCATCAGCACGACGGCCTCGGCGGCCTCGCGCGGCACGGCGTCCAGGCGCGTCAGGGTGTTGGTCAGCGCGATCAGCTTCGAAACCGCGGTGTTGAAGCGCAGGTGCTCGTAGTCGTCACGCACGCCCTCGACCGTCTGGGCGATCGCGGTGGCGACCTCGGCCGAGACCGGCTCGTCGACCACGGTCACCTCGCCGGTCGATTCCGAGACGACCAGGCGCCACAGCCGCTGCAGGAACCGCTGCGAGCCGACGGCCGCGCGGGTCTCCCACGGACGCGACACGTCCAGCGGACCCATCGACATCTCGTACACCCGGAACGTGTCCGCCCCGAACGCCGCGTACATCTCGTCGGGCGTGGTCACGTTCTTCAGCGACTTGCCCATCTTCCCGTACTCGCGGGTGACCGGCTGGCCCTTCCACTCGTAGCGGACCTCGCCCGAGCCGTCGGACGCCGGCACCTCGACCACCTCGGCCGCCGGCACCGGCTGGCCCCGGTCGTCGCGGAACGCGTACGCCTGGATGTAGCCCTGGTTGAACAGGCGGCGGAACGGCTCGGAGGAGCTGACGTGGCCCAGGTCGAACAGCACCTTGTGCCAGAAGCGGGCGTACAGCAGGTGCAGCACCGCGTGCTCCACGCCGCCGACGTACAGGTCGACGCCACCCGGGTCGGGCACGCCCGCCGGCAGCGACGCCGGACGCCCGAGCACCGGCTCGGCGCGCGGGCCCATCCAGTAGGCCTCGACCTCGGGGTCGACGAACGCCTCGTCGTTGGTCGGGTCGAGGTAGCGCAGCTCGTACCAGCACGAGCCGGCCCACTGCGGCATGACGTTCAGCTCGCGCCGGTACGTCCGGACGCCGTCGCCCAGGTCGAGCTCGACGGTCGCCCACTCGGTGGCCTTGGCCAGCGGCGGGACCGGGTCGGAGGTGTTGTCGTTCGGGTCGAGCTTCACCGGGGAGTAGTCGCTCACCTCGGGCAGCTCGATCGGCAGCATCGACTCGGGCAACGCGATCGGCAGGCCGGTCTCGTCGTACACGATCGGGAACGGCTCGCCCCAGTAGCGCTGCCGGCTGAACAGCCAGTCGCGCAGCTTGTAGGTGATGGCGCCCTTGCCGATGCCCTGCTCCTCGAGCCAGGCGATCATGCGCGCCTTGGCGTCGGCGACGCCCAGGCCGTCCAGCGACACCGAGTCGTTGGCCGAGTTCATGGCCGGGCCGTCGCCGGTGAAGGCGGTGTCCATGTCGTGGTCGGCCGGCGGCTGCACCGTGCGCACGATGTCGATGTCGAAGCGCTCGGCGAAGGCCCAGTCGCGCTCGTCCTGCGCGGGGACGGCCATGATCGCGCCCGTCCCGTAGCCCATCAGCACGTAGTCGGCGATGAACACCGGGATCGGCTGCCCGTTGACCGGGTTGGTCGCGAAGGTGCCGGTGAACACACCGGTCTTCTCCTTGCCCTCCTCGGCCTGGCGCTCGACGTCGGTCTTGCGCGACGCGGCCTCGCGGTAGGACGCCACGGCCTCGGCCGGGGTCACGAACCCGCCCGTCCAGGCCTCGCGGGTGCCCGCGGGCCACGCGTCCGGGACGAACGAGTCGACCAGGTCGTGCTCGGGCGCCAGGACCATGAAGGTCGCGCCGAACAGGGTGTCGGGGCGGGTCGTGAACACCTCGATGCCCACCTCGCCGCCGGCGACGGTCGTGGCCGGGAACACCACCGAAGCGCCCGAGGAGCGGCCGATCCAGTTGCGCTGCATCAGCTTGACCGGCTCGGGCCAGTCCAGGCGCACCAGGTCGTCGGTCAGCCGGTCTGCGTAGGAGGTGATCCGCATCATCCACTGGCGCATGCGGCGCTTGAACACCGGGAAGTTGCCGATGTCGGAGCGGCCGTCGGCCGTGACCTCCTCGTTGGCCAGCACGGTGCCCAGGCCGGGGCACCAGTTGACCGGCGCCTCGGACAGGTAGGCCAGCCGGTGGTCGTCGACCAGCCTGCGCTGCTCGACCGCATCGAGGTCGGCCCAGGCCCGGCCGCCGGGCACGGCGCGGCGTCCGGACTCGAACTCGGTCACCAGCTCGCTGATCGGGCGGGCGCGGCCGGTGCCGATGCCGTCGCGGGCGGGGGCGTCCGGGTCGTACCAGCTGTTGAAGACCTGCAGGAAGATCCACTGCGTCCAGCGGTAGAACTCGACGTCGGTGGTCGCGACCGAGCGACGGTCGTCGTGGGCCAGGCCCAGGCGGCGCAGCTGGGCGCGGTACGTGGCGATGTTGGCCTCGGTGGTCACGCGCGGGTGCTGGCCGGTCTGTACCGCGTACTGCTCGGCGGGCAGGCCGAACGCGTCGTAGCCCAGCGCGTGCAGGACGTTCTTGCCCGTCATCCGCTGGTAGCGGCTGAAGACGTCGGTGGCGATGTAGCCCAGCGGGTGGCCGACGTGCAGCCCCGCGCCCGACGGGTAGGGGAACATGTCGAGCACGAAGAGCTTCTCGCGGTCCCCGGACGCCGCGGCCTCGGCCAGTGGGCCGGCCGGGTTCGGGGCACGGAAGGTCTGCTCGGACTCCCAGCGGTCCTGCCAGCGCTGCTCGATGTCAGCAGCCATGGCGGCGGTGTACCGGAAGGGCGTCTCGTTGTTCTCGTTCGTCTCGACCACGGGCCAACTCTGCCACTTCTGGACGCCGAGTCCGAACCGTGGCCACCCACACCCCCGGTCGTTGCCGTCTGGCACCCGGGGGGACCCGGGACGCGCCGAGGGCTTGGGTTCTGGACGCCGAGGGCTCCCCTCACCGCTGCGACAAGGCCTTTCGCCGGCACCGCCCCCGTGGCAGAGTGGTCCCGACCGACCACGAGGAGGGCCACCATGGGCCGCACGAAGCATCCCGCCCGCGTCCTGATCATCGCCACGAACACGCCGGCGTACGAGCTCGCCGGCTACCGCACGGGCCTCTGGCTGGGAGAGCTCACCCACTTCTACGACGTGCTCGCCGACGCCGGCCACGACCTCACGATCGCCAGCGTCTCCGGCGGGCTGGTACCCCTCGACCCCGAGAGTCTGGCCGCTCCGGTCCTGAAGCTCGGCCGCACCGACAAGCGCTACGAGGACCCGGCCTTCATGGGCCTGCTGGAGGACACGCCCAGCGTCGAGGACGTCGCCGAGGAGCCGTGGGACGTCGTCTACCTGGCCGGTGGCCACGGCACGATGTTCGACTTCCCCCACCAGCCCGCCCTGGGTGGGCTGCTCGCCCGCACCCTGGAGGACGGCGGCATCGTCGCAGCCGTGTGCCACGGGCCGGCCGCCTTCGTCGGGGCGACGCTGTCCGACGGCTCGCCGTTGCTGGAGGGCTGCCGCGTGACGGGGTTCTCGTGGGCCGAGGAGAAGCTGGCCGGGCGCGACAAGGTGGTGCCGTTCCGGCTGGACAAGGCGCTGAAGGACGAGGGCGCCACCTACACCAAGGCGCTGTTGCCCATGACCGAGAAGGTCGTCGAGGACGGCCGCCTCGTCACCGGGCAGAACCCGATGAGCGCCGCCGGCGTCGCCAAGGCGGTGGTGAAGCTCCTCAAGAAGCAGCACCGCCACTGAGGCGGCACGCCGGGGTCAGGCGGCCCCGGCCGCGTCGAAGGTGGTCGTGTCGATCTTGGTCGAGGCCGTCCAGTCGTGCAGCCAGTCCGGCACGTCGAGGTGGCCGGGGAACTCGCCCACCAGTTCCTCGAGCTCGTCGTGCTCGACCGAGCCGCCGGTCTTCTTGAGGAACCGGCTGCGGATGATCGCGTGCGCGTAGACCGTCTCGCCGACGCAGAACGTCTGCTCCACGTAGCCCCACTTGTCGTCGAACCCGAGCACGCGGGTGTACAGGTCGAAGCGCTGGCCCAGGCGCAGCGACTTGCGGTAGGTGATCGTCTGCCCGGCCACCACCGGGAACCAGCCCCGCGCCGACAGCTTCGCCCACATGCCCGAGCGCACCATGAGGTCCATGCGCCCGAGGTCCATGAGCGTCAGGTACTTGCCGTTGTTCATGTGCAGGAGCAGGTCGAGGTCGGTGGGCACCACGCGGAACGGGGTGCGCGCGGTGTGCCAGATGCTCAGCCGCCGGGCGCGCAGCCATCGCAGCCGCAGCAGGAGCATCCGCCAGTACAGGTTCATGCCGCCAAGACTAAGGGCCCTACTCGTTGTCCCCGCCCGTGGACCCGCCGCCGGCGACCCGGCCAACCGCGTCGCCGGCGTCCGGCCACACCCAGTCGGCGATCTCGGGCAGGTCGGTGCCCCATTCCTCGGCGTACGCCGTGGCGGCCCGGCGACGGTCCACCATCTCCTGGCGCAGCCCGGCGTGCCGGGCGCCCAGTCCCGGGACCCGGTCGATGACGTCCAGCACGAGGTGGAACCGGTCGATGTCGTTCAGCATGCACATGACGAACGGCGTGGTCGTGGAGCCCTTCTCCTTGAACCCGCGCACGTGCAGGTTGTCGTGGTTGGTGCGGCGGTAGGTGAGGCGGTGCACCAGCCACGGGTAGCCGTGGAAGTTGAAGATGATCGGCTTGTCCGTGGTGAAGATCGTGTCGAAGTCGCGGTGGGACAGGCCGTGTGGGTGCTCCCGCTCGTCCTGCAGCCGCATCAGGTCCACCACGTTGACGAACCGCACCCTGAGCTCCGGGACGTGCCGGCGCAGCAGGTCCGCGGCGGCGAGGGCCTCCAGCGTGGGGACGTCGCCGGCGCAGGCCAGCACCACATCGGGGTCCTCCCCCGGGGTCTCGCTGCCGGCCCAGTCCCAGATGCCGAGCCCGCGGGCGCAGTGGGCGATGGCGTCCTCCATGCCGAGGAACACCGGCTCGGGCTGCTTGCCCGCCACGACCACGTTGACGTAGTCGGTGCTGCGCAGGCAATGGTCGAAGGTGCTGAGCAGCGTGTTGACGTCCGGCGGCAGGTAGATGCGGGTCACCTCGGGCGACTTGTTGAGCACCACGTCCAGGAAGCCGGGGTCCTGGTGGCTGAAGCCGTTGTGGTCCTGCCGCCACACGTGCGAGCTGAGCAGGTAGTTCAACGACGCGATCGGACGCCGCCACCCGATGTCGGAGCAGGACTCCAGCCACTTGGCGTGCTGGTTGAACATCGAGTCGACGATGTGGATGAACGCCTCGTAGCTGCTCATCAGCCCGTGCC
Proteins encoded:
- the leuS gene encoding leucine--tRNA ligase is translated as MVETNENNETPFRYTAAMAADIEQRWQDRWESEQTFRAPNPAGPLAEAAASGDREKLFVLDMFPYPSGAGLHVGHPLGYIATDVFSRYQRMTGKNVLHALGYDAFGLPAEQYAVQTGQHPRVTTEANIATYRAQLRRLGLAHDDRRSVATTDVEFYRWTQWIFLQVFNSWYDPDAPARDGIGTGRARPISELVTEFESGRRAVPGGRAWADLDAVEQRRLVDDHRLAYLSEAPVNWCPGLGTVLANEEVTADGRSDIGNFPVFKRRMRQWMMRITSYADRLTDDLVRLDWPEPVKLMQRNWIGRSSGASVVFPATTVAGGEVGIEVFTTRPDTLFGATFMVLAPEHDLVDSFVPDAWPAGTREAWTGGFVTPAEAVASYREAASRKTDVERQAEEGKEKTGVFTGTFATNPVNGQPIPVFIADYVLMGYGTGAIMAVPAQDERDWAFAERFDIDIVRTVQPPADHDMDTAFTGDGPAMNSANDSVSLDGLGVADAKARMIAWLEEQGIGKGAITYKLRDWLFSRQRYWGEPFPIVYDETGLPIALPESMLPIELPEVSDYSPVKLDPNDNTSDPVPPLAKATEWATVELDLGDGVRTYRRELNVMPQWAGSCWYELRYLDPTNDEAFVDPEVEAYWMGPRAEPVLGRPASLPAGVPDPGGVDLYVGGVEHAVLHLLYARFWHKVLFDLGHVSSSEPFRRLFNQGYIQAYAFRDDRGQPVPAAEVVEVPASDGSGEVRYEWKGQPVTREYGKMGKSLKNVTTPDEMYAAFGADTFRVYEMSMGPLDVSRPWETRAAVGSQRFLQRLWRLVVSESTGEVTVVDEPVSAEVATAIAQTVEGVRDDYEHLRFNTAVSKLIALTNTLTRLDAVPREAAEAVVLMTAPVAPHIAEELWGRLGHEGSLAFEAFPVADESLLVQATVTCVVQVQGKVRDRLEVPADISDADLEALALGSDRIKALLEGKTVRKVIVRAPNLVNIVAG
- a CDS encoding thioesterase family protein, with the translated sequence MNLYWRMLLLRLRWLRARRLSIWHTARTPFRVVPTDLDLLLHMNNGKYLTLMDLGRMDLMVRSGMWAKLSARGWFPVVAGQTITYRKSLRLGQRFDLYTRVLGFDDKWGYVEQTFCVGETVYAHAIIRSRFLKKTGGSVEHDELEELVGEFPGHLDVPDWLHDWTASTKIDTTTFDAAGAA
- a CDS encoding type 1 glutamine amidotransferase domain-containing protein; translated protein: MGRTKHPARVLIIATNTPAYELAGYRTGLWLGELTHFYDVLADAGHDLTIASVSGGLVPLDPESLAAPVLKLGRTDKRYEDPAFMGLLEDTPSVEDVAEEPWDVVYLAGGHGTMFDFPHQPALGGLLARTLEDGGIVAAVCHGPAAFVGATLSDGSPLLEGCRVTGFSWAEEKLAGRDKVVPFRLDKALKDEGATYTKALLPMTEKVVEDGRLVTGQNPMSAAGVAKAVVKLLKKQHRH